The Anas platyrhynchos isolate ZD024472 breed Pekin duck chromosome 3, IASCAAS_PekinDuck_T2T, whole genome shotgun sequence genome includes a window with the following:
- the MAS1 gene encoding proto-oncogene Mas isoform X1: protein MDESNITFHPSEGTENISMHRNISTQERVWEILTPLWVIMIISFLGFCENGIVLWCLCFQIKRNPFTAYITHLSIADISLLFCTFILSIEYIAGFGFAYGFYYYVTTTLSIVFLLGYNTGLYLLTAISIERCLSIVYPIWYRCHRSQHQSAIVCAILWTLSFLMTIAEYLTCKDDSTKEQFDEANHCQAMLIFTWILTFMIFIPLMILSSLILVIRIHRNSLRPHSSKLYIIIVATVIVFLIFAMPMRLLYLLNYHHWSSLLSQQNHVTIVLSTVNSSINPLVYFFVGSSKKKRFKESLKVVLSRALADGLRPRSQEVGMSLDIAETIF, encoded by the coding sequence ATGGATGAGTCAAACATAACGTTTCATCCCAGCGAAGGCACAGAGAACATCTCAATGCACAGAAACATTTCTACACAGGAAAGGGTCTGGGAGATATTGACCCCACTTTGGGTAATTATGATCATCTCCTTCCTGGGTTTTTGTGAAAATGGAATTGTCCTCTGGTGCCTCTGCTTCCAGATCAAAAGAAACCCATTCACTGCGTACATCACACACCTGTCCATTGCTGACATCTCCTTACTGTTTTGTACATTTATTCTGTCAATTGAGTACATTGCTGGTTTTGGATTCGCATATGGTTTTTACTACTATGTAACCACCACACTGTCTATTGTCTTCCTTCTTGGATATAATACTGGTCTCTATCTCCTGACAGCCATCAGTATTGAGAGGTGTCTGTCTATTGTTTACCCCATCTGGTACCGATGCCACCGGTCACAGCACCAGTCAGCAATTGTGTGCGCAATTCTGTGGACTCTGTCTTTTCTGATGACAATAGCCGAGTATTTAACATGCAAAGATGATTCAACAAAAGAACAGTTTGATGAAGCCAACCATTGCCAAGCAATGCTCATCTTCACATGGATCCTGActttcatgatcttcattcctCTAATGATTCTGTCCAGCCTGATCTTGGTTATCAGGATTCATCGTAACTCCCTGAGACCTCACTCGTCAAAGCTCTACATCATCATTGTGGCCACAGTCATTGTCTTCCTCATCTTTGCCATGCCTATGAGGCTGTTGTATCTTCTGAATTACCACCACTGGTCATCTTTGCTCAGCCAGCAGAACCATGTCACCATTGTTCTCTCCACCGTTAACAGTAGCATCAACCCCCTTGTTTACTTCTTTGTAGGAAGCAGCAAGAAGAAGAGGTTCAAGGAGAGTCTCAAAGTGGTTCTTAGCAGAGCACTCGCGGATGGGTTGCGGCCGAGAAGCCAGGAAGTTGGCATGAGTTTGGATATCGCTGAAACGATTTTCTGA
- the MAS1 gene encoding proto-oncogene Mas isoform X2 → MLSCGNDLTISIERCLSIVYPIWYRCHRSQHQSAIVCAILWTLSFLMTIAEYLTCKDDSTKEQFDEANHCQAMLIFTWILTFMIFIPLMILSSLILVIRIHRNSLRPHSSKLYIIIVATVIVFLIFAMPMRLLYLLNYHHWSSLLSQQNHVTIVLSTVNSSINPLVYFFVGSSKKKRFKESLKVVLSRALADGLRPRSQEVGMSLDIAETIF, encoded by the exons ATGCTTTCATGTGGGAATGACCTTA CCATCAGTATTGAGAGGTGTCTGTCTATTGTTTACCCCATCTGGTACCGATGCCACCGGTCACAGCACCAGTCAGCAATTGTGTGCGCAATTCTGTGGACTCTGTCTTTTCTGATGACAATAGCCGAGTATTTAACATGCAAAGATGATTCAACAAAAGAACAGTTTGATGAAGCCAACCATTGCCAAGCAATGCTCATCTTCACATGGATCCTGActttcatgatcttcattcctCTAATGATTCTGTCCAGCCTGATCTTGGTTATCAGGATTCATCGTAACTCCCTGAGACCTCACTCGTCAAAGCTCTACATCATCATTGTGGCCACAGTCATTGTCTTCCTCATCTTTGCCATGCCTATGAGGCTGTTGTATCTTCTGAATTACCACCACTGGTCATCTTTGCTCAGCCAGCAGAACCATGTCACCATTGTTCTCTCCACCGTTAACAGTAGCATCAACCCCCTTGTTTACTTCTTTGTAGGAAGCAGCAAGAAGAAGAGGTTCAAGGAGAGTCTCAAAGTGGTTCTTAGCAGAGCACTCGCGGATGGGTTGCGGCCGAGAAGCCAGGAAGTTGGCATGAGTTTGGATATCGCTGAAACGATTTTCTGA